The nucleotide sequence ACCGGCTGGAAGCCCCCCTTCGTCAGATGGTCGATCAGCTCGCGGATGCGCTTCGCTTCCCGGTGGTCGGGGTTGATCGCGAGCGCCCGCTGGAAGTGATACAAGGCCCTTTCCCGATCCGCGAACCCGTCCAGCCGGATCAATCCCATCCCGAAGTGGTAGTCCGAAAGCTCGAAGGACGACAGCCGCTTCTTGGCCTTTTTCGACTCCTGCATCTCGGAGAGGGCGTCGGGGTAGCGCCTGCGATCGTAATAGAAGCCGGCCAGATCGTAATGGATGCCGAAATCGTCCGGAGCCAGGAGGAGCGCTCCCCGGTAGGTCTTCTCGGCTTCGGCCTCCTTGCCGCTCGAGGCATAAGCCTCCGCGAGCTTCCTGAGGAAAGGAGGGTAGGGAACCGCCTTCGCCGCGGTCTCCAGCTCGCTGATGCCGCGCCGGATCAAATCCTCTCCTTTCCCGCGATCGGTCGGCAGCAGCTCGGTTCCTCGATCGAACCAAAGGGCCCCGAGGCCAAAATGAAGTCCGGCCCGGACGGTGTTGAAATTCACTCCCTGAGCCATCCGCTCGCTCTCCACCTCCTGGCGCATCCGCGTCGGGTCGACGCCCAGCCGGGCCGCCGTGGCGGCGTCGAGCGGCTCGTCCCCGAGGATCTGCAGCCCCTGCCGGTACTCCCGCTCAGCCTCTGCGAAGCGGTTCTGCTGCCGGTAGGCGTCGCCCAGGCTCAGCTCCGTCTGAAGCGCCGGAAAGACGCCGCGCCCTCCCGTCCCGGCGAGGTTCACCGTCCCCAGGAGCAGCAGGAACAGGAGGGGATAGAGCAGGAGCCAGGGGTTGGCGCGAAAGCGGGCCCAGGGGGCGTCGGACGGCGCCCGGGCGGCCGCCGCCTCGTCCTCCGCGGGTTTCCCCGAGGCGAGAAGATAACGAAGCCAACGTTCCGCCTCTCTCCAGGCGGCGAGCAGCGCGGCCCCGGCGAAAAGGCAGAGAAACGGGACGATCGGGACCCGGAAGCGCGAGAAATTGAAGAACAGGAGAACCGTCCCCATGTAGCCGAACAGGATCAGGTAGATCAGCAGAAGCTGCCGCCACCGCCGCCAGGTCAGCGCGATCCCCAGCAAGCCGAGCGGCGCCACCAGGCTGAAGGTCATCAGGGTCAGAGGCAGGTAGAGAATCAGGCCCGCCACGCTCAGGGGCTGGAGGAGCACCTGGCGGACCTCGTAATAATTGTAGTTGTCCGGCAGCTCGTAATAGTTCCAGAAGACGATCAGCTTCCGGACGAGCAGGCGCATCCAGGCCCCGGGGTTGGAGGCGATCCAGGAGAGTCCCTGCCGCAGCCAGAAGGAAGAGGATTCCCCGGGAGTCAGCTCGCGGCCCGCCAGCTCCGAGGCTTTGGCGATGAAATCGTCGTGCTCGTGCATCGGATCGGCGTGGACGAAGGGCGGAGGCAGGTAGCGTCCGTTGGCGTCGGCGTTGTTCCCGATGTAGAAGACTTCGCCGCCCCCGGTGGTGAGCAGCGCAAACTCCCGCCCGACGTAGTAATTCCGCACGGTGACCGGGAGGATTCCCGCCGCCGCCCCCAGCGTGAAGAGCAGACAGGCCCGCAGGCGGGCCCGGGACGGGATCGAGGGAAAGGCGAGGCATAGCCCCACGATCAGCAACGGGAAGAGCAGGACGAAGTTGTCGCGCACCAGCGAGGTCAGGGCGAACACGAGCCCGGCGAGCACGAGCTGCTTCCGCCGCGTTCCCTCCGATCTCTGAAAGAGGTCGATCAGATAGACGGTGAGGAAGGTGGAGAGGAAGGTCTTCATGACCATCCCCTCGTAGAACAAAAACGGCCCGTAGAGGGCCACGAGGAATCCGCCGATCCAGGCTTCGGTCTCTCCCAGAACCCGCCGCCCGATCCGCACCATCAGCAGGCAGGTCGCGACTCCGAAAAGAGCCTGGGCGATCTGCAGCAGCGGAAAGATCCACCGCTCCCCGAGAATCTTCAGGAAGATGGCGACGAGGTAGGCGTAAAGCGGGCTCTGGATGAAAATCTTGTCGCCGATCCAGTGTCCCGCGGCGATCTCGCGCGCCCAGCTGAAATAGAACAGAGGGTCGAGCCTGTCGGGGTAATAGAAGGGCGTCCCCGACAGCCGGAAGATGTAGACGAGTCGCAGAAACAGCGCGAGGCCGGCGAGAATCCAGGTCGCCTCACGGCGATGCGCCGAGAGCCAAGAGGCCGCGGACGGCGATTCCGGAGGCTTCGCCTCCGCGGGGAGAGCGATCTCCCCGGGCGCGGCGGGAGTCTCCGTTTCGGTCATCCTGTCTCCTTCCAGAAGGGCCGGACATTATACCGCGACCCTCGGGGAGGCTTCAGGAGGGCTATTCGTCCCTCAGGACCACCATCGGATCGACCGTCGTGGCGCGCCGGGCGGGCAAGGAGCAGGCCGCCGGCCGTGATCACCAGGACGACGGAGACGGAGGGGAAGCGGGGTGTAATCAGTTGACCGAGTCGGGCTCGACGGCGCTGCGGTGGCGGTCGATCTCCTCGAAGTAGTTCGGCTTGACCAGGATCTCGCGGGGCTTGGCGCCTTCGCCCGGGCCGACGATGCCGTCGCGCTCCATCATGTCGACGAGCCGCGCGGCGCGGGCGTAGCCGAGCTTCAGGCGGCGCTGCAGGTGCGAGATGGAAGCCTGCCCGGTCTGCACCACGAGCCGCGCCGCCTGCTCGTAGACCTCGTCCACCTCGTCGTCCCCCCCCTCCCGCTTCGACTCCGGCCCCTTGGTGACCGCTGGATTGAACTCCGGCTTGCCCTGCTTGCGCAGGTGGGCGATGACGCGGTTCGACTCCGCCTCGGTGAGCAGCGGGCCGTGCAGCCGGAGCAGCCGCGAGGATCCCGGCGGCAGGAAGAGCATGTCGCCGTTGCCGAGGAGCTGCTCGGCGCCGTTCGTGTCCAAGATCGTGCGGGAGTCGACTTTCGAGGAGACGCGGAAGGCGATGCGGCTCGGGAAGTTGGCCTTGATCACGCCGGTGATGATGTCTACCGACGGGCGCTGCGTGGAGAGGATCAGGTGGATCCCGACGGCGCGGGCCATCTGGGCAAGGCGCGTGATCGACTCCTCGATGTCGGCCGCGGCGGTCATCATCAGATCGGCCAGCTCGTCGATCACGACCACGATGAAGGGAAGCGGCTTCACCTCCTCCTCTTTCGTCCCGCCGTCGGCCGTCGCCACGGAGTGGGTCAGCGGCTTCTTCTCCTTGCGCGACAGCGCCAGAAGCGCGTTGAACTGGTCGATGTTCCGCACCCCGCACTCCGCCAGGGAGCGGTAGCGCCGCTCCATCTCCAGGGTCGCCCACCTCAGCGCGTTGCTGGCGTGCTTCGGCTCCGTGACGACGGGCGTGAGGAGGTGGGGGATTTGATCGTAGATTCCCAGCTCGAGGCGCTTGGTGTCGATGAAGATGAACTTGACCTCTTCCGGGCTGGCCTTGTAGAGGATGCTCGTGATCATGGTGTTCAGGCAGACGCTCTTCCCCGTTCCGGTCGCCCCGGCGATGAGCAGATGCGGCATGCGCGCCAGATCGGCGATGAAGGGCTCGCCGTGGATCTTCTTGCCGAGCGCCAGGGTCAGCTTGTGCGGCGAGGAGGTGAACTTCTCCGAGGCGAGCAGGTCCCTCAGGGCGATGATCTCCCGCCGCTTGTTCGGGACCTCGATCCCGACGGTCGATTTCCCCGAGACGCGATCGATCCGGGCCGATTCCGCCTGGATCGCGAGGCAGAGATCGTCCGACAGCGAGGTGATCTTGCTGTATTTCACTCCGGCGTCGGGCTTGAACTCGAAGGTGGTGACCACGGGGCCCGGGTGGATCTGGACCACCTGGCCCGCCACCTGGAACTCCTGGAACTTGGAGGTGATGAGCTTGGCCGTCTCCATCAGCTCCCGATCGTCGACCGCCTGCTCCTCTTTGCCTTCGTGGAGGAGCGACAGCGGGGGCGGGACGTAGCCGAGGGAGTTGACGAAGGGGAAGGCGGGCTGGGCGGGGGCGGCGGCCTCCCGGCGGATCTCTCTTTCCGGCTTCGGCTCGAGCTTCCGCGCCACGGGGGCCGCCGGCGCGGCGCCGGCGACCTCGGGGGATTCGAAGGCTTCCTTCGGAGCCTCCCGCTTGGGGGCGTCGTCCCGCGTGCGGGTGTGCTTTCGCACCACCTCGTTGCGCATCGCCTCCTTCCGCTTCGCCTCGCGGCGGCGCGCCCAGGTGACGACGAACTTCCCGGTCGTCCCCTGGACGAGGCCCCGGCTCTTGACGAACATCTCGGCGAGCGAGACCCGCGTCGCCATGAGGACTCCCACCCCGATCAAGCCGACGCATACCACCCCCGTGCCGGCGAAGCTCAGATACGACTTCAACGAGGCGGCGAGGACGTTCCCCAGCCATCCCCCGGCGTCGAGCGGCTCGCCGGCGATTCTGCGATCTCCCAGGAGAAGGCTCAGGAGCGCGGCGGAGGAGAAGATGAGGATGAAGGCGCCCGCCGTCCGCAAGGGGCGGCCCTCGCCGGGGCGGTTCCAGAAACGCTTCCATCCGGACCACCCGAAGAGGAAGGGGACCAAATAAGCGCCGAAGCCAAGGAACTGCAGCGCTCCTTCCGAGACGTTCGCCCCGAAATGACCGACGAGGTTGCTCGCCGGCTGCGACTCGCTCCCCGATCCGAACAGCGTCGGATCCTCGGGGGTGTGCGAGAGGAGCGCCAGGAGCAGGAGGAGCGAGCCGACGAGGAGGACGATTCCCCACGCCTCGCCGAACCGCCGGCTCCGGAGGATCCCCCCCCAATCGATCCGCGGACGCTGGCGTTGGCGCTCCCGCTTCGCTTTCTCCTTGGTCTTCAAATCTCGATCACCATGGGGATGATCATCGGCCGCCGCCCCAGCTCCTTGCGGAAGAAGCGCTTCAGGTTCCCCTGCAGCTTGGCGTGGATCACGTGGACGTCGCCGCGCTCCTCCATCGTCGAGGAAGCGACGGTCTGCCGGACGATGTCGGCCGCGCGTTGCAGGATTCCGTCCTCCTCTTCCTCCAGGACGAAGCCGCGGCTCACGATTTCCGGCTCCGTCTCGATTTCCCCGCTCCCCTTGTTGATCACGACGACGGCCGTCACGATACCGTCCTCCGAGAGATGGCGGCGGTCCCGGATCAGGACTTCCTCCACTTCTTCCCGCGTGCCGTCGATGAACACCCGGCCGGTGCTGATCTTCTCCGATTTCCACCCCTTGTCCCGAGTGAACTCGAGGTGATCGCCGTCCTCCACCAGGAGGATGCGCTCCGGCGGGATCCCGCCCTCCCGCGCCAGGCGGGCATGGCGATGGAGCTGGCGGTACTCGCCGTGGATCGGGATGAAGTACCGGGGGCGCGTCAGGTTGAGCATGATTTTCAGCTCCTCCTGGCTGGCGTGACCGGAGGCGTGAATCGAACCGTGGTGGTCGTCGAGCATCACGTCGGCCCCGCGCTTGAGGAGGTGGTTCACCACCCGGGAGATCGACTTCTCGTTGCCGGGGATCGTCCGCGCCGAGAAGATCACCAGGTCGCCGTCCCCGATCGTCACTTCCTTGTGCTCCTCCAGTGCGATGCGGGAGAGGGCCGACATCGGCTCGCCCTGGCTGCCGGTGACGACGAAGAGCATGCGCTCCGGGGAGACGCGCGAGGCCGCTTTCGGCTCGATCAGGACTCCGGCGGGAATCGTCAGGTAGCCGAGGCGCTCCGCGACCTTGGTGTTCTGCAGGAGGCTGCGCCCCACCAGGCAGACACGCTTCTTGTTGGCGGCGGCGATGTCGAGGATCTGTTGCACGCGGTGGATGTGGCTGGCGAACGTGGCCACCATGACCCGGCCGAGGGCGCGGCGCAGGATCGGCTCCAGGGCTTCGCCGACCCGGCGCTCGGAGGGGGTGAATCCTTCGCGCTCCGAGTTGGTCGAGTCCCCGAGCAGGGCCAGCACGCCCTCGTCTCCGAACTGCCCCAGCCGCGGGAAGTCGAAAAGCCGGCCGTCCACCGGGGTCTGATCGATCTTGAAATCGGCCGTGTGGATCACCAGGCCGACGGGCGTGCGGATGGCGAGACACATCGAGCCCGGGATGCTGTGGGTCACCTGGACGAACTCCACCTCGAACGGCCCGATCTTCACGACGTCCCGGGCGCTCACCGGACGCAGGTCGGCGCGCGCGTCGAGCCGGTGCTCCTGGAGCTTCGACTGGACCAGCCCGAGCGTGAACTCGGTCCCGTAGAGCGGGGCCCGCACCGCCTCGTAAAGGTAGGGGACGGCGCCGATGTGATCTTCGTGTCCGTGGGTGAGGACGATGCCGCGCACCTTGCGGGCGCGCTCGAACAGGTACTGGATGTCGGGGATGACGAAGTCGACTCCGAGAAGGTCCTCCTCGGGGAACATCAGCCCCGCGTCCACGACCAGGATCTCCTCGCCGTACCGGAAGAGGGTGCAATTCAGGCCGAACTCGCCGCATCCCCCCAGGAAGAGGATCTCGAGGTGAGGCTGAGCGCGGGAGCCCTGGAAGGACTTTTCGGCGGACTTCATCCTGTCTCGGAAAGGGGCGCCCGCTCCGGCGTCCACCGGGCGCCTCGGCGGAAGCGCGAACGGCGCGGATTATATATCAATTTGAGCCGCGGGAGCGACGCGAAGACTCACGGCATCTGCGGCCGGCGCCGGGCCAGCTCCAGGTATCCTTGGAGCGGAACGTCTTCGGGGCGGGCGGCGGGATCCAGCCCCGCCGCTTCCAGCCATTCTTCCACCTTCTCCGGGGGGAGTCCCGATCCGCCGGAGAGCGAGTTCCGGATTTTCTTCCGTCTCGCCGAGAAAGCCGCCTTCACCACCCGCTCGAAGATCGCCCCGTCGGCGGACGAGGCGAAGGGCGAGAGGCGGGGCTTGAAGCGCAGGACGGTGGAGTGGACCTCCGGCGGGGGCGAGAAACAGCCCGGAGGAAGGTCGAGCAGCCGGACCGCCTCGGCGCGGCAGCCGCACAGGAGCGTCAGGATCCCGTACTCGCGCTTCCCGGGAGGGGAGAGGATTCGTTCCCCCACCTCCCGCTGCACCATCAGCGTCAGATCCTCGAAACGCTCGGAGAGGGCCAGGAGCCGGAGGATGACCGGCGAGGCCACGGAATAGGGGAGGTTCCCGACGGCGCGCAGGCCGCGGCCGGGAGGCAGCTCCTGGTCAAACAGAGCGGCCAAATCGACGCGCAGGACGTCGCCCGCGACGATTCTCAGGTTCTCCGAAGCCGTCACGCTCTCGAGCCGCCTGACCAGCCGGGGATCGATCTCGAGGGCCAGGACCTTCACGCCCGCCTCGAGCAGCGGCGCCGTCAAGGCGCCCCGGCCCGGGCCCACTTCGAAGAAGCGCTCCCCGGGCTGCGGGGCGACGGCCTCGATGAGGCGCCGCACCGCGCCGGGGTCGGCCAGGAAGTGCTGCCCCAGGCGGCGGCGCGTCCGGGCGGAGGGTGCCGGGGTCAAAGATGTATCCGGGCGGCGGGATCCGGCATCTCAAGCACCGTGTCGAGGACCCGGCCCCGGCGCCAACTTGGCGGGCCGGAGAAATCTATGATATAAAAACCACGGACTTTTGGAGTAGATAGATGGCCAGTGAAGAGGTCTTGATTTTGGACGCGATGAGCTTCGAGCGCGAGATATCGGGGCAAGGGAACGGACCGATCCTCGTCGATTTCTGGGCTGAATGGTGCGGCCCCTGCCGTTTGATGGCTCCCATCCTGGACAAGGTGGCGGTCCGCTTCAAGGGGAAGGCCCGCATCGGGAAAGTGGACGTCGACGAGCATCAGGCGCTGGCCGCGAAGTTCGGGATTCTCAGCATCCCGACGCTGCTTCTCTTCAAGGATGGCAAGGTTGTCGAGCAGGTGGTGGGGACGACTTCCGAGGAGAACCTCGCGAAGCTGATCGATCGTCACACCGCCTGATCCCCCCGCTCCCGCCTCAGCGCACCCGGGCCAGTCTCAGAAGATCGGGAACGAGCGCCGTGCTTCCGTCGGACAGGATCGCGGTTCCGGCGAGCCGGGCCTCCTCTCCCCCGTTGAGCGGCGGACGGATGACGACGTCGGCTTGCCCCAGCACGGCGTCGGTGGCGAGAGCGTAGCGCTGCGGGCCGACGCGATACAGCAGGCCTGAAAACCCCCGCAGAGAAGGGCCGTCGGCGTCCACCCACGGGATGCGGTCGAAGCGTACCAGCGGAATCGGCTCTTCCGGATCCTCCTCCCAGAACGATCGCCCTTCCCGCAGGCGGATCTGCGACACGTCCAGCTCCACCGAGCGCTCGACGTTCGCGACCGGCACCGCCAGGAGCTGCTTTCCCACCTGGCACAGGTAGGAACGGACGAGCGCTACGCCGGCCGGCAGAACCATCTCCACTTTCCAGTCCTCTCCATCTCCTACGACGGCGGCGCTTCCCCCGAGACGCGCCACGAGGTCCCCGATCTCGCCGGCCAGGAGCCCGCCCGGCTTCGGATGAGGCGGCGCCGAGACGCCGCTTCTCAGCACCAGCGCCGAGCCGTTCCGCGAGACCGCCGTCGTCACCCGGCAGGGCTCGATCCACCCCATCTGCCGCAGGATGTCGGAGCGTTGCACTCCTTCCCGGACGATTCTCGGGAGCAGCCGCATCAGGATTTGCGCGATCTGCTCGAGATGGGCCAAATCGACGCGGCTTTCCCCTCCGGTGAGCGAGAAGACCGCCTCCCGGCCGGAAGCGGCGGCTGATTCCTCCACGCAACGCCCCAGTCTGGGAGCGATCCGATCGAACGGCACCATCCTGGCGGACAGGATCTCGGCGCGAATCTCCGCCAGGCTTCTTTCCAGCCTCTTCAGGGCCTCGTCCGAGCCCGGCGCCCCCGAGGTTTCCAGGGCGGCGGCCAGGAGATCCCGGTCGGCGCGGGCCGTTTCGGCCCGATCGAGGAGGCGCTGGAGCAGCTCGGCGCGAACCCGTACGGTTCCCTGCAGAGGAGGCGCGGGAAGCGAGAGCTCCATGGAAGCTTCCGGCTCGGGCTCCAGAACGATCTCCGCCGTGACGTCGAGGACCGCCGGCAGGGGCCGCAGGAATCGCTTCGCCGCCTCGGGAGAATGGCGCGTCTGCAGGGTGAGGTCGAGAACCGGCGCGCCTCCCTCCTGAAGCGGGATTCCGGACGGCGGCATGCCGGAAACGACACGTCCCAAGGAGGAGCAGCGCGCTGCCAGCACCCGGAGGCGCGCCGACGGCAAGGACGTCCCAGGACGGAGGGTGAGCCGCAACGCCACCCGCCTCTCCGGACCGGGATCAGGATCGGCGGGTGTTTCGAGATCCTGGAGCGCGCCGAGGACCTCCGCCGGCGAGAAAGGCTTCCGGAGGAAATCGCGGGCGCCCGCCGCCAGAGCGCGGAGGACCGCACCTTCCTGATCGCGCGCGGCGGAGACGATCACCCGGACCGAGGGGTCGGCGCCCACCAGGGCGCGCGTCGTCTCGACGCCGTCCATTCCCGGCATGATGAGATCGGTGATGATGAGATCGGGCTGCAGCTCGTCCTTGAGACTCAGCGCCGAGGCGCCGTCCGACGCCTCGGCGACGACGCGATGATCGCCCGACTCCAGGATGGCGCGGAGCATCGAGCGGACGAAGCCGGCGTCGTCGACCAGCAGGACCGAGAGGGGCATCGGCAGATCCGAAGAGAATTCACGGCGAGACGCACGAACGCATTATCGGACGGGGGGAGGAGGCTGTCAACGAGTCTGAGGTCCAGGTCAGGGGATCGGGCCGGCGGCGGGACAGGTCCCACGGGTTTATACTCAGGAACATTCTTGGTGAATCAGCGCTTGGGACCGGCAGACAGAGGCCGGCAGGAGGGAAGGAACTCGATGAAGCGGGGGCTCCCGGCGTTGCGCCGGAGGGGAGGCGAGACTCGGGTCCATGGCGAGGTCCAGGGCTGCCGGAGGGACGGCTGGAAGGCCGTCTACGCCCAAGTCCGGCGCATCCCCCGGGGCCGCGTCATGACCTACGGCCAGATCGCGACCCTGCTGGGCAGCCGCCTCTCTCCACGCGCAGTCGGCTGGGCGATGCATGGAAGCCCGCGAGGGGTTCCCTGGCACCGTGTCATCAACGCTTCGGGAGGCTGTTCCACCGACCGGATGCCCGACATCCCACCGGGCCTCCAACAGGCTCTGCTGAAAGGAGAAGGAGTCGAATTCCGGGCCAACGGCACCCTCGACCTCGCACGCTACCGCTGGATGCCCCGTGGCGCGGCGCGCCGGCGCCCGCGAAAGCCCTGAATCGCCCGAAACGTCCTGCCGGGACTGAGGCGTTCCGTTCCTCTCCCCTGGCCGGATCGGTCCTTGGGCAAACGGGCGCTGATTCGCGCGCCCCGAGGGTTCGGCAACGGGGGAAGGGCCGCAGACCGAAAGCAGCATCGGGCAGCGGTCCCCCCCTTGACAGTGCGCTTGCCGAGCCACCACAATGAACCCCAGGCCCATTCGGGCAGCTCTCCAAGTCGGATCCAACGAGCACGCGAAGCGGCGGGAGCGGCCGGCGCACCATGGCAAAAAGCCTGATTCGCAGCTGTCGCAGGCTGTTCATCCCCTGCCTCGCCTGGTTCCTCCTTGGAGGGAGTGTCGCCGGGGCGATCGCGGAGACTCCGGGGCTCGCGGCGCTCAACGGAGTCGTGGTGGACCGCGACGGCAGCCTCCTGCCGGGAGTCACGGTCGTCCTGGAGAATCCAGCCCTTGGAGTGGGGCCCCGCGGCGCCGTGACCAGCGCGAAAGGGGAGTTTCGGATCGTCAACGTCCCTCCCGGCACCGGATTCTCCATCCGGGCGAGCCTTCCCTCCTATCAGACCCTCGTCTTTCACGACGTGCAGCTTGTCCCCGGAGAGAACGTCTTCCCGGGCATCACGCTCCGGCCGGCGATCGTCCAGGAGGAAAGGGTCAAGGGAACCGTCGACGTCGTGAAACCCGAGTCGGCCACGACCAGCACGACGATCAGCTCGGAGTTCCTTTCGGGTCTGCCGATCCTGGGAAGAGACTATCAGGACATCCTGACCCTCGTTCCCGGAGTGACCGACGTGGACAATACCGGGAATCCGAACATCCACGGCGCGCGCGACACCGACGTCGTCACGCTGGTCGACGGCGTGAACACGACCGATCCCTTCACCGGGCTCTACGGACAGGAATTGAACGTCGAGTCGATCCAGGAGATCGAGGTGATCACGGCGGGGGCCACTGCCGAGTACAGTCGCGCTGCGGGCGGGTTTGTGAAGATCCTGACGAAGTCGGGCGGCAACGAGTTCAAAGGGACGTTCAAGTTCTTCATGCAGACGAGTCGCCTCGACGGCGACGGCGCCGGGACCGATCCGACCGACGTGCGCGGCGGTCTCGGCGAGCGGAACGGCTTCCGGGATCAGAGGTTCACCGACCTCTATCCGTTCCTGTCCCTTTCGGGGGCCTTCATCCAGGACCGGCTCTGGTATTTCTTCGCGCCGGAGTACGTCCAGATCGAGGAGCCCGTAAACGTCGGGACGCACGCCTTCATCGCGGGGACGCACGCCATTCGCGCCACCGCGAAGACCACCTGGCAGATGGTCCCGTCGAATCAGCTCGTCTTCGAGATCCTCTACGACGACACGCGTGAAGACAACAACGGCCTCGACAGCTTCACCGACTTGGAGAGCGGCTACGAGTTCCATCGCGGCGGGCCGACGACCACGCTGCGCGACACCGCTACCCTGAGCCCGAATCTCTCGCTGGAGACGGCTCTCTCCCGTTTCGATCAATCGTTCAGCGTCACCCCGACCCTGAATCCCGACACCAACGGCAACGGACTTCTGTTCGTCGACGGCATCCGCGCCCTCGGCGGGAACCAGGATGGGTTCCGCAACGCGCGCGAGCGGGATCCGGGAGAGGACTACGACCGGGACGGGCGGTACGACATCTTCGAGGACGTGAGCGGCGACGGAGTCCTGGATGGCTGCGAGAACAACCCCGAGACGGGGGAAAGGTATTGCTTTCCACCGTCGGGAGAGTATCCCGGCTGGTACGAGTCGAAAGGATTCGACTTGAACGACAACCGCAGTTTGCGGGACTGTCCTCGCAACCCGGATGGGTCTTACGATTTCGACGATCCTCTTTGCGAGCTGGACCGCAACAGGCGCATCCATTACGGCGAGGACATCGATCGCGACGGACAGCTGACGGGGCCTTACGGCTGCGAGGGGAAAGAGCGCGAGGACGTGAACTGCAACGGCCGGATCGACTTCGAGACCGACGCGAACGAGAACGGCATCGTGGATCCCGCGGAGGACCGGGGGATTCCCTGTTCCAATCGGTCGCTTTGCCCGGACGGGACGGAGCCCGGGACGGGGGGCAACGGTCGCTTCGACTCGGAAGATCGGAACGGCAACGACGAGCTGGACACCTTGCCGGGCTCGGGGTACACGCCGTTCCCGTTCTGGGAGGATCGCAACGGCGACCACGTAGCGCAGCGCGGGGAGTTCCACGCTCCTCAGTTCCCCGATCGCGATTACGTCCTCAGCGACAACACCAACCGCATCTCGGGCCCCTTCTACTTCGATTACACCGACTCGCGGACCCGCGACACGCTCAAGAGCGATCTCTCCGCCTACGTGGACGATCTGCTGGGCAGCCATGATCTCAAGATCGGCGCCGTCTTCGAGCAGGAGAGCTTCGAGCGGACGACGCACCAGCGGCCCTACCTGACGGTCTCCACGGGATTCGACCCGGCCAGCGGAAGGAACGGAGGAACCGTGGGCACGCTGCTGCCGACGCAGGGAGACGTCCACAACACGGCGGGCGGCGATCATCTCGGCTTCTACTTCCAGGACACCTACAAGCCCCTTCCCAACCTGTCGGTCAACCTCGGGCTCCGCTTCGATCGCGAGAGCATCCATTCCGAGGGGTTCGAGTTCTTCGAGCCGGCCGCGCAGCGCCGGGAGTTCGACATCCTGATGGGGCTCAATGGGTTCGAGGCGGCCCCCCGGTTTGCCGATTTCAACCAGGATGGAGTCGTCAACCTGGGATTCACCGGCGATCCCCTTTATTCGATGGTCCGCTACGCGCAGCTCGAATCCCAGCTGGCCGAGATCGCCCCCCGGCGCTTCTCGCGTCACAACTTCCTCACGTCGATTGAAAGCGCCTTGCTGTCCCAGCTCAACATCCACGACCCCAACCTCCTGCGCAGCGGGCGGCCCCGCCAACCCCAGGATGTCCTGATCACCAACAACAACCTGGCGCCGAGGCTGAGCCTCTCCTGGGATCCGCGATCCGACGGGAAATCGAAGGTCTTCGCCTCGTGGGGCCGGTACTATGGGAACCTCTTCCTGGAGACGGTAATCGGCGAGGAGGGGCCCGACCTCATCAGTCCCTACTACCAGTACGACGCCGACGGCGTCGATCTCGCCGGACTGCCGAACAACCAGATCGGCAAGCGGATCTCGGCCCCGCCTCCCGCCGCCACTCAGGTCGACCGGGGCATGCGGACGCCCTTCACCGACGAGCTGAGCGCCGGGTTCTATCGCGAGATCGCCCCCGAAGTCTCCCTCTCGCTCACCTACGTCCGCCGGGCCTACCGGGATCTGCTCCAGGACATCGACGTCAACCACAGCGTTCGTAAGGCCACGGCGACGATGTGCCCCGGCCCCGACGAGCACACCCTGAGCGGCCTTTGCGACAACTTCGGCCGGACGCTCGGCATCCGGAACAACAAAGGGATCGAAGCGATCGAGGCGGACAGCTATCCCGATCTCTTCATCAACAACGTCAACTTCAACCAGATCTTCCGGGTCGGGAACTACAACAGCCAGGCCTACCACAGCTACGAGCTGCAGATCTCGCGGCGGCTGCGGCGCAAATGGCTGATGGACGCCAGCTACGTCTTCTCCAAGGCGACCGGCCAGGCAGAGAC is from Candidatus Polarisedimenticolia bacterium and encodes:
- the rsmA gene encoding 16S rRNA (adenine(1518)-N(6)/adenine(1519)-N(6))-dimethyltransferase RsmA; the encoded protein is MTPAPSARTRRRLGQHFLADPGAVRRLIEAVAPQPGERFFEVGPGRGALTAPLLEAGVKVLALEIDPRLVRRLESVTASENLRIVAGDVLRVDLAALFDQELPPGRGLRAVGNLPYSVASPVILRLLALSERFEDLTLMVQREVGERILSPPGKREYGILTLLCGCRAEAVRLLDLPPGCFSPPPEVHSTVLRFKPRLSPFASSADGAIFERVVKAAFSARRKKIRNSLSGGSGLPPEKVEEWLEAAGLDPAARPEDVPLQGYLELARRRPQMP
- a CDS encoding DNA translocase FtsK, coding for MKTKEKAKRERQRQRPRIDWGGILRSRRFGEAWGIVLLVGSLLLLLALLSHTPEDPTLFGSGSESQPASNLVGHFGANVSEGALQFLGFGAYLVPFLFGWSGWKRFWNRPGEGRPLRTAGAFILIFSSAALLSLLLGDRRIAGEPLDAGGWLGNVLAASLKSYLSFAGTGVVCVGLIGVGVLMATRVSLAEMFVKSRGLVQGTTGKFVVTWARRREAKRKEAMRNEVVRKHTRTRDDAPKREAPKEAFESPEVAGAAPAAPVARKLEPKPEREIRREAAAPAQPAFPFVNSLGYVPPPLSLLHEGKEEQAVDDRELMETAKLITSKFQEFQVAGQVVQIHPGPVVTTFEFKPDAGVKYSKITSLSDDLCLAIQAESARIDRVSGKSTVGIEVPNKRREIIALRDLLASEKFTSSPHKLTLALGKKIHGEPFIADLARMPHLLIAGATGTGKSVCLNTMITSILYKASPEEVKFIFIDTKRLELGIYDQIPHLLTPVVTEPKHASNALRWATLEMERRYRSLAECGVRNIDQFNALLALSRKEKKPLTHSVATADGGTKEEEVKPLPFIVVVIDELADLMMTAAADIEESITRLAQMARAVGIHLILSTQRPSVDIITGVIKANFPSRIAFRVSSKVDSRTILDTNGAEQLLGNGDMLFLPPGSSRLLRLHGPLLTEAESNRVIAHLRKQGKPEFNPAVTKGPESKREGGDDEVDEVYEQAARLVVQTGQASISHLQRRLKLGYARAARLVDMMERDGIVGPGEGAKPREILVKPNYFEEIDRHRSAVEPDSVN
- a CDS encoding ribonuclease J; translated protein: MKSAEKSFQGSRAQPHLEILFLGGCGEFGLNCTLFRYGEEILVVDAGLMFPEEDLLGVDFVIPDIQYLFERARKVRGIVLTHGHEDHIGAVPYLYEAVRAPLYGTEFTLGLVQSKLQEHRLDARADLRPVSARDVVKIGPFEVEFVQVTHSIPGSMCLAIRTPVGLVIHTADFKIDQTPVDGRLFDFPRLGQFGDEGVLALLGDSTNSEREGFTPSERRVGEALEPILRRALGRVMVATFASHIHRVQQILDIAAANKKRVCLVGRSLLQNTKVAERLGYLTIPAGVLIEPKAASRVSPERMLFVVTGSQGEPMSALSRIALEEHKEVTIGDGDLVIFSARTIPGNEKSISRVVNHLLKRGADVMLDDHHGSIHASGHASQEELKIMLNLTRPRYFIPIHGEYRQLHRHARLAREGGIPPERILLVEDGDHLEFTRDKGWKSEKISTGRVFIDGTREEVEEVLIRDRRHLSEDGIVTAVVVINKGSGEIETEPEIVSRGFVLEEEEDGILQRAADIVRQTVASSTMEERGDVHVIHAKLQGNLKRFFRKELGRRPMIIPMVIEI
- the trxA gene encoding thioredoxin; its protein translation is MASEEVLILDAMSFEREISGQGNGPILVDFWAEWCGPCRLMAPILDKVAVRFKGKARIGKVDVDEHQALAAKFGILSIPTLLLFKDGKVVEQVVGTTSEENLAKLIDRHTA